Proteins from a genomic interval of Flammeovirgaceae bacterium SG7u.111:
- a CDS encoding tetratricopeptide repeat protein → MINRILFILLAVSFFSCEKNQYEKGNEFFAANDYENAISSYSSYLSTHPKHIKSLYNRGRAYEETDKLELAVEDYKMASDIEPRDMTFVFSLGIVHFKLEQYSQVVLDMNRVLKIHPNNADAHSLKGRAQIKQGLVKDALKSYDLALTHDKNHEKTYLYRGMLKILTKQSGGCADLKKALSLGEENAQEYIDKHCK, encoded by the coding sequence ATGATCAACAGAATCCTCTTTATTCTCCTAGCAGTATCGTTCTTCTCTTGTGAAAAGAACCAATACGAAAAAGGCAATGAATTTTTTGCTGCAAATGACTACGAAAATGCTATATCTTCGTACTCAAGCTACCTTTCTACCCATCCCAAACACATCAAATCGCTCTATAACAGAGGTAGGGCATATGAAGAAACTGATAAACTGGAACTGGCAGTTGAAGACTACAAAATGGCCTCCGATATAGAGCCTAGGGACATGACCTTTGTTTTTAGCTTAGGCATAGTTCACTTCAAGCTCGAACAATACAGCCAAGTAGTACTGGATATGAACAGAGTACTAAAAATACACCCTAATAATGCAGATGCACATTCTTTGAAAGGAAGGGCGCAGATAAAACAAGGACTTGTAAAAGATGCATTAAAAAGCTACGATCTAGCCCTTACTCACGACAAAAACCACGAAAAGACCTATTTGTACCGTGGGATGCTAAAAATTCTCACAAAACAAAGTGGAGGATGCGCAGATCTCAAAAAGGCGTTGAGCTTGGGAGAAGAAAATGCACAAGAATATATCGATAAGCATTGTAAATAA
- a CDS encoding septum formation initiator family protein, which produces MNKEFIKNILTKSRNLYLLTGLAFVVWMLFFDSNNILNQYELNQKFEDLQKQENFYKREITEIKKNMKELNSDPEQLEKFAREKYLFKRRGEDVYLVDESAE; this is translated from the coding sequence ATGAACAAAGAGTTTATCAAAAATATATTGACCAAGTCGAGAAACCTGTATTTGCTCACAGGCTTGGCGTTTGTAGTTTGGATGCTATTTTTTGATAGCAACAACATTTTGAACCAATACGAGCTCAATCAAAAGTTTGAAGACTTGCAAAAGCAGGAAAACTTCTACAAAAGGGAGATCACGGAGATAAAGAAGAACATGAAAGAGCTTAACAGCGATCCTGAACAGTTGGAAAAATTTGCCCGTGAAAAGTATTTGTTCAAAAGAAGAGGGGAAGATGTCTATTTGGTAGATGAAAGTGCCGAATAG
- a CDS encoding CoA-binding protein, which translates to MILGATPNPARYAYTAAEMLTQKGHKIVPVGIKKGEVFGEKISTDQEQKHEDIDTITLYVGPQNQAGWYDFILKQKPKRLIFNPGTENPELMEMAKKAGVSIEIACTLVMLSVGVY; encoded by the coding sequence ATGATACTAGGGGCTACCCCAAACCCCGCGAGGTATGCGTACACTGCCGCAGAAATGCTGACACAAAAAGGACATAAAATAGTACCAGTCGGCATTAAAAAAGGAGAAGTGTTTGGAGAGAAGATCAGTACTGACCAAGAGCAAAAGCATGAAGATATTGATACCATTACTCTTTATGTAGGACCTCAGAACCAAGCGGGGTGGTATGATTTTATTTTAAAGCAAAAACCTAAGCGGTTGATATTCAATCCAGGAACAGAAAATCCTGAATTGATGGAAATGGCAAAAAAAGCAGGTGTTTCCATAGAAATTGCTTGTACTTTGGTAATGCTTTCAGTGGGAGTTTATTAG
- a CDS encoding phosphoribosylaminoimidazolesuccinocarboxamide synthase has product MSIADTKFDFPNSTGFYKGKVRDVYYFDDKIAMITSDRISAFDVILPRPIPYKGQVLNQIAAMFLKLTEDIIPNWVETVPHPSVTIGKRCEPFKVEMVIRGYLAGHAWREYRDGKRMLCGVPLPEGLKENDKLPQPIITPATKAEEGHDEDISREEIIKQGIVSEEDYKVLEDATYKVFARGTEKAAEMGLILVDTKYEFGKYDGQIYLIDEIHTPDSSRYFYAEGYEERQKNDEPQKQLSKEFIRRWLIENGFQGKEGQVLPEMTDEIVAMVSERYMELFKSITGQEFQKAENNSSEAIKASIEGVFGA; this is encoded by the coding sequence ATGTCTATTGCAGATACAAAATTTGATTTCCCCAACAGTACGGGCTTTTACAAAGGCAAAGTACGTGATGTTTATTACTTTGACGATAAAATAGCCATGATCACTTCTGATCGTATTTCGGCGTTTGATGTCATTTTGCCTCGTCCTATTCCCTACAAAGGGCAAGTGCTGAACCAGATAGCGGCGATGTTCTTGAAACTAACCGAAGATATCATCCCCAACTGGGTAGAAACTGTGCCTCATCCAAGCGTGACTATTGGCAAAAGGTGTGAGCCTTTTAAGGTAGAAATGGTGATAAGGGGGTATTTGGCAGGCCATGCGTGGAGAGAGTACCGTGACGGCAAGCGTATGCTTTGTGGAGTGCCTTTGCCCGAAGGCTTAAAAGAAAACGATAAATTACCTCAGCCTATCATCACGCCGGCCACCAAGGCAGAAGAGGGACATGATGAGGATATTTCGAGAGAGGAAATCATAAAGCAGGGCATTGTAAGCGAAGAAGATTACAAGGTGCTGGAAGATGCTACCTATAAGGTTTTTGCCAGAGGCACAGAAAAAGCGGCAGAAATGGGGCTTATCTTGGTAGATACTAAGTATGAATTTGGCAAATACGATGGCCAAATTTATTTGATCGATGAAATTCACACGCCAGACTCTTCAAGGTATTTTTATGCCGAGGGCTATGAGGAAAGGCAAAAGAACGATGAACCACAAAAGCAGCTTTCAAAAGAATTTATAAGAAGGTGGCTAATAGAAAATGGATTCCAGGGCAAAGAGGGGCAGGTACTCCCAGAAATGACGGATGAAATAGTGGCGATGGTTTCTGAAAGATACATGGAGCTTTTTAAAAGCATTACTGGGCAGGAGTTCCAAAAGGCAGAAAATAATTCGTCAGAGGCAATAAAGGCAAGTATAGAGGGGGTTTTTGGAGCATAG
- a CDS encoding STAS domain-containing protein, whose amino-acid sequence MKYSIEKSEKYTKFILDEEKLDTLKAPRLKSELVTLYQAGTTNMILSLANVKYVDSSGLSAILVANRMSNEVGGFLVLVGVSDHVMKLVKISKLDNVLNILPTEEEAVDAIFLNEIQKDLENEDED is encoded by the coding sequence ATGAAATACTCGATTGAAAAGTCTGAAAAATACACAAAATTCATTTTAGATGAGGAAAAACTCGATACGCTAAAAGCTCCTCGCTTGAAGTCGGAGTTGGTTACTTTGTACCAAGCAGGTACCACCAACATGATCCTCAGCTTAGCGAATGTGAAATATGTGGATTCTTCAGGTCTAAGTGCAATTTTGGTGGCAAATAGGATGTCAAATGAGGTAGGAGGTTTTTTAGTGTTGGTAGGAGTAAGCGATCATGTGATGAAGTTGGTGAAGATATCTAAGCTAGATAACGTTTTGAACATCTTGCCTACTGAAGAAGAAGCGGTAGATGCCATTTTCCTCAACGAAATCCAGAAAGACCTGGAGAATGAAGACGAAGACTAG
- a CDS encoding ribonuclease Z, with protein MPFELRILGSCSATPAWGRHLSSQILEAGNQLFLIDCGEGTQFQLLNYKVKLRRIAHVFISHLHGDHYLGLTGLLSTMSLQGRKDDLHIHAPKGLDEILTSHFRYSETFLSYKIIFHIVDPLTSGQVYEDELIEVINIPLKHRVSCCGYLFREKPKKHKLKVEALPGGLPYEKFISLKLGEDIEHNGRFYANEELTYGPRKSCSYAYCSDTIYLERIIPIIEGVDLLYHESTFTEEFSERATYTGHSTAKQAATIADKANVGQLLLGHFSTRFKDLTPLLVEAQEVFDNSHLAIEGKIFEVLAE; from the coding sequence TTGCCTTTTGAATTACGCATATTAGGATCTTGTTCGGCTACTCCTGCTTGGGGCAGGCACCTTAGTTCCCAGATTTTGGAGGCGGGCAACCAGTTATTTCTGATCGACTGTGGCGAGGGTACGCAATTCCAACTCCTCAATTATAAAGTCAAGTTGCGCAGGATAGCCCATGTATTTATAAGTCACCTCCATGGCGACCATTATCTTGGGCTTACCGGGCTGCTGTCCACCATGTCGCTACAGGGAAGGAAAGACGATCTCCATATTCATGCGCCCAAAGGTTTGGACGAAATACTTACCTCTCATTTTCGCTACTCAGAAACCTTTTTGAGCTACAAGATCATCTTTCATATAGTAGATCCTTTAACCAGCGGCCAAGTATATGAGGACGAACTCATAGAGGTTATAAATATCCCTTTGAAACACAGGGTTTCCTGCTGTGGCTACCTATTCCGCGAAAAACCCAAAAAACATAAGCTAAAAGTAGAAGCTTTGCCAGGTGGTTTGCCCTACGAAAAGTTTATTTCACTCAAGCTAGGAGAAGATATAGAGCATAACGGTCGGTTTTATGCCAACGAAGAGCTTACCTACGGACCGCGTAAAAGTTGCTCTTATGCGTACTGTTCCGATACTATTTACCTTGAGCGTATTATACCCATTATCGAAGGGGTCGATTTGCTCTACCATGAGTCTACTTTTACAGAAGAGTTTTCGGAAAGGGCAACTTATACTGGGCATAGCACCGCAAAACAAGCCGCTACTATAGCCGATAAAGCAAATGTAGGGCAGTTATTGTTGGGGCATTTTTCCACTCGTTTCAAAGACCTGACCCCATTGCTTGTAGAAGCACAGGAAGTATTTGACAACTCACATTTGGCTATAGAGGGCAAAATATTTGAGGTTTTGGCAGAATAG